The sequence GAAGTTGTCCCAGAACACGTAGGCGTCGCGGTCGGCGCAGAGGCTGGACATGACGGTGCAGAGCCCCAGCCCGTTGAAGCGGCCCTGGCCGCAGCACGCCTCGGTGGCGGTCTGGAAGCCGTACGCCCTGGGGTCGTCGATGAAGTCGTTGTGGATCCGGTGCGTGTTGACGCCGACGAACACCGGGTCGCCGCCGGCGCCGAGGCGCGCGTTGAGGTCGGCCAGCAGCGCCATGAGGCGCGGGTTGTACATCTCGGCGGCGCGCTGCAGCTCCGGGTCGCAGGCGCCGTCCGCGCTGTGCAGCGCCAGCTCGGCGGGGACGCAGCCGATGGGGCCCACCCCCTGCACCAGCACCCGGCGCGCGCCGAGGTCGTGGAGGCGGGCCAGCACCTGCGCGTACTCCGACAGCAGGTAGGAGACGTAGTCGGGCAGCGAGAACTCCCGCGACCGCGCCGAGTAGGGCACCAGGTAGtagttgttgacgaagtcgttgcCGCCCAGCGTGATGAGCACCAGCGCGCCGCGCACCAGGCGGGACGCCTCCTCCGCGCCGACCAGCGCGGCCAGGCGCCTCTGGTACTGCTCGAAGTAGCGCAGCTGCTTGGAGATGTGGATGATGTtggcctgcaatgcaatgcaatgcaatgcaatgcatatcatatatatatatatgaccatGCACGTCGTCGTCATCGTACGCTGCTGAGTAGTAGATAGATAGATACGCACGAACTGGATTCCGGTGTCGTTGAGGATGCCGACGCCGGCGGACGCGAAGTTGGCGCCGACGAGCATCTTGTCGCCGTCGAGCTCGGGGCTGAGGTACGGCAGCACGGGCTCCGCGCCGAGGTGCTCACCTGCGTGTGCGTGCACCAGCAGGTTAATTATTAATTAGACGACATGCAGGACCTCGCTCGGAATGGCATGCAATAATGCAATTAAGCAATGACACGTGGCTCGATATATCACGCAACTGATGATGTCCGGCACGTTCTTGCCGTTGCTGAAGCGGCCCGTGGCGCGCTGGTCGGGCGTGTCGATGCCGTAGGGCGGCGCGTCGGCGCGCGCCTGCGTGAAGAGGTAGTTGTTGTTGCCGTTGTCGACGAGGGAGTCGCCGAAGACGAAGAAGGCGCGGGCCGCGTGGGCGCCCCGGGGCGCCGCGTGGAGCGCGGCGCCCAGGCACAGGCAGAGCGCGAGGGAGACGAGGCGCGAGGCGGAGGCCATTGCGGTTGCGGGCGGCGGTGCCACTGGCAGTGTCTGTCTGCCACTGGCCAGCGCACCTTGTGATCTGATCGATGTCGCGGCCCTCTCTTTTATAGCGCCCTCGTTGCCCTTGCCGCAGTCCGCAGATGTCGCGTTCCGTTCCGTTCCGTTCCGCCGGATCGGTGGTTGGTGCACTGCTCTTCTCTTCTCTTGTACACAATCTCGGACGCTTAGCTTTCAGATGTACACACAATCGGGTGTCGTTCACTTTTACTTGCACATCCATCAGCGTCTGCCGAACAGAAAGAGCTCAAGCTCAACCGCAAGGAGCGGCGCATCAGTGAGCTGTTTTCTTTCTGTAAACGCACGCGGCGTCGTCGTACGTTTGTTCCTAGCTAGTAGGTTTGCTACTGGGCGAGCACTCCGCCCGGCT is a genomic window of Zea mays cultivar B73 chromosome 5, Zm-B73-REFERENCE-NAM-5.0, whole genome shotgun sequence containing:
- the LOC100285073 gene encoding anther-specific proline-rich protein APG isoform X1 gives rise to the protein MASASRLVSLALCLCLGAALHAAPRGAHAARAFFVFGDSLVDNGNNNYLFTQARADAPPYGIDTPDQRATGRFSNGKNVPDIISEHLGAEPVLPYLSPELDGDKMLVGANFASAGVGILNDTGIQFANIIHISKQLRYFEQYQRRLAALVGAEEASRLVRGALVLITLGGNDFVNNYYLVPYSARSREFSLPDYVSYLLSEYAQVLARLHDLGARRVLVQGVGPIGCVPAELALHSADGACDPELQRAAEMYNPRLMALLADLNARLGAGGDPVFVGVNTHRIHNDFIDDPRAYGFQTATEACCGQGRFNGLGLCTVMSSLCADRDAYVFWDNFHPTERANRLIVQQFMYGTTDYIAPVNLSTVLAMDLRKQQLRT